TGCGCCACGATGGCGACGTTCCGAAAATCAGCGGTGCTCACGCGATAGCTCTCCTGGCTGTAGTCCGGCCACACGGCACTGGACCCGGTCGGCACCTCGCCCGTACGGCGTTCGTCTCGATGGCCGCGACGCGAGATTGCGAGCTACCTGCCCCGTCCGATTCTCGGCGTGCAGGCACTGCGGCCGTCAATACACTTTACAGGCCGTTCGTCGGTCGCCGCTTCTACCTCATCAGATACCCGCAGGTCGGCGACGATCGGGGTGACGCTCGACACTCCCCCAGGAGACGTAACCGCCGAATCCGGCACCACATGCACCCCCTGGGTCCACGAGTAAGGGGATGCTAACCTTCGCCCGCCGGTGATTCGCCGCGCGCAGGACCGTGGAAGGCAGGCGGGACGTATGGGGAAGGTGAAGGCGAGCAAGGTCGCAGGCCTGAAGCCGAAGAAGAAGTGCTGCCGCAAGAAGACGCGGTGCCTCAAATGCCCCGTCGTCGTCATGCGCATGAAGTAGGTCGAGAACGACGGGCTCAGCAAGAAGGAACTGCGCAAGTATCTCGACAAGGCCCGCGCCGCCTGACCACCAGGCATGCGCCGTATGACCTCAGCGCCGCAGATGTTCGCGTAGATCGGGAATCCACGCACGATCGGCCGGGACGAGATCGACCTCCCCGAGTTCGTCCGCGTCGACCCACCGCAACGCCGCGTGGTCCAGCGGCTCGGGATCACCCGAGACGAGTTCGACCCTGTAGGCACACAACTCGCGACCTCCGGCCAACGGCACCGCGACCCCCAGTCGCTCCGCACCGCGCACCTCGACACCGAGCTCTTCCCTCAGCTCCCGCACGAGCGCCGCCTCCACGCTCTCCCCCGGTTCCGCCTTGCCTCCGGGCAACTCCCACAGGCCCGCGAGGTCGACGGGCCGCGTGCGCTGGGCGAGCAGCACGCGTCCGTCCCGGATGACGGCGCCGGCCACGACGTGCCCGTCGGGCGCCGGTGTACTCGCGGACGATGTGCTTGCAGACATGACGTGCATCGTCCCAGAATGAGTCATGTCCCAGCTGCTGACGGACGGAGAGATCGACGCCGCGCTGGCCGAGTTGCCGCACTGGCACCGCGCGGGACAGTCGCTGGTCCG
This window of the Rhodococcus pyridinivorans genome carries:
- a CDS encoding (deoxy)nucleoside triphosphate pyrophosphohydrolase, which gives rise to MSASTSSASTPAPDGHVVAGAVIRDGRVLLAQRTRPVDLAGLWELPGGKAEPGESVEAALVRELREELGVEVRGAERLGVAVPLAGGRELCAYRVELVSGDPEPLDHAALRWVDADELGEVDLVPADRAWIPDLREHLRR